In the Bacillus amyloliquefaciens DSM 7 = ATCC 23350 genome, AGCAAGCTTTGCTGCTTCTTTAAAATCAATATCGTTCGTAAGGTTTTCTTCAATATACGTTAGCGCACTGTTCATACTTTTAATCGAATCCATTTTATTGACCTCCTTTAACAAAAGAATAACAGGAGCGGCGTGTATCTGCCCGACATTCCGTGCACGGTTTTGCAGGGTTAATAAAAAACGTTACCATGCTATAAGGGCATTTCATACGGTATCTTATCTGAAACTGTATCTTTTTAAATGTCAGTCGATGTAATACCCTGCAAGCCATGCAGAATCTAAATGCTGCAATCCCTGCCCCTTAGCTTATTAGATAATAAACCGGTCAATCTGGAGCAATTAAACGAACTGATCGATGAAGTGACATAAATATAAAACATTACTATAAGAAGATTGGTATTCAAGCAGGCAGTTATAGTCAAGCATTGTTATGTTTTAAACTTTACATAGGGGAACCCTTATGATATGGTGATTATTACTAATATTGACAATAAAGAGGTGAAAGCAATGATAACCGTTTTTAGAATTTTGTATGGTTCAGATGCAAAAATTGGAAATATCTTGGCCGACAAAGGGAGCAGTCTGTCCTTTTTTAAGCCAAATAACCATAAAAAAACAGTTATCGGCGCTTTTTCTCTTTGGCAAATAAACGTTAATTCAATGACATGATGTCCTTGTTTATTTGTGCATGATTTTATTTAAGCGCAGCACCGATAATTGTGTCGGTGTTTTTTTGTGCCTAATTTTAAAAAAGGTTAGATGATGACTCCCTTCTATTTACTCAAACAAACGAGAGTTTTATGGAAGGATGAGAAAACATGCGACAAAAAAACAAGTATATAAGAATTCAAGAGTTCTTGAAACAGAATGAATTTCCTGATTTTAGAATGAAACAAATCACAAATGCTATATTCCATGGGAGAATAAATCATTTCAATGAAATAACGGTTCTTCCTAAATCGTTGAGAAAAATGTTAGTTAAGGAGTTTGGAGAGTCGGTTTTAAATATTGCTGCTTTAAAAGAACAGCATTCTGAGCAAGTTACAAAAGTCTTATTTGAAATTTCAGGAGACGAAAAAATAGAAACGGTAAATATGAAATATAAAGCTGGCTGGGAGTCATTTTGTATATCCTCGCAGTGCGGTTGTCATTTTGGCTGTACATTTTGTGCAACAGGAGATATTGGTTTAAAACACAACTTAACGTCAGACGAAATTACTGACCAAATTTTGTACTTTCACTTAAAAGGGCATTCAATTGATAGTATCTCTTTTATGGGAATGGGAGAAGCATTAGCCAATAGACAAGTTTTTGATGCTTTACATGTACTTACAAATCCGGAGTTGTTTGCTTTAAGTCCTCGCAGGTTATCTATTTCGACCATAGGGATTATTCCGGGCATTAAAAAAATGACTCAAAACTATCCGCAGGTCAATCTGACGTTTTCATTACATTCTCCTTTTAACGAACAGAGAAGCAAGTTAATGCCAATTAATGAACGCTACCCGTTAATGGAAGTAATGGACACATTAGATGAGCATATACGTGTGACCTCAAGAAAAGTTTATATTGCTTATATTATGCTGCCGGGAGTTAATGATTCTATTGACCATGCGAATGAAGTAGTAAAGCTTTTAAGAGGCAGATATAAGAGAGGGAACTTGTTCCATGTAAACATCATTAGATACAACCCAACTGTTAGCTCACCTATGAGATTTAAAGAAGTAAATGAAAATCAAGTTGTAAACTTCTATAAAACATTAAAGTCAGCAGGAATTAACGTTACCATCAGAAGTCAATTTGGCATTGATATAGATGCCGCTTGCGGGCAATTATATGGTAACTATCAAAAAAATAATAGCTAATAAAGATGAGAGTCATGTTTCTAACGTGGGAAGCATCGATACGGGGATTGTGATAAGAGGAATGGAGTGACAGAAGAGAACGCGGGAAAGTGACGGATACGATATAGCGGAGGGGTTTTATCGTTAGTATTAGTTCCGGCGGTGATATAGCTTTAGGGCAGGAAATGACACATTGACTTCATATTATTTCATTTGATAACATAAAATGGTTATTTTAGTGAAGAATCAGGATATCCATTTTGATAAAAAAAAGGAGTCATAACGTTGTTGAAAAGGTTTTTTCTTGTTTTTCTTACGCTGATGATGTCTATATTTGCTGTACTCGCGGCTGCTGAAGAGTCTCCCGGCGAACATGTCATTTCATTTGACGAGCCTATAATTTTATTGGTATCACTCGGAATCATTTTATGTTTATTCCTCCCTCCGTTAGTCATGTCCTTTTTTGGCAGCTTGATTGTGAGAATCATATCCGGAGTCTATCAATGTTTTATCGTTCTCACTTTCGCAGGGCTCATCCCAATTGGATTTCTTATTCCCAATGGCTATTTGACACTTCTTGTTGCCGTTGCGGGAACTTTGGTCAGTTCAGCCAGTGTTGCGGTCACCTTATTCGCTGGCAGGACAAAGAACACAAGGAAAGTTAGAAATGATACTGAAACTAAGCTTTCGTAGGCGGTCCCAAAAACACCAAGTGTTACAGACACTTGGTGTTTTTTTATTCCGGCGGCGCCAACCCGATTCTTATAAACAAAAGAAGGTATAATGGGCAGGGGAGGGTTGCCAGCCAATGAAAATAACCAGAGAAAAATTAGAAAATCAGCAAATTTGGATATATGGTGTGTCTCTTGTGATCGGAGGAATAGCGGGGATCGCCGGGAAAGATTCAGGACTCACCTGGGGCTGGACGATATCACCGCTTATTGCTGTTCTCATGTATGCCATGTTTGCCCAAATTCCTTTCTTAAAACTGAGGGAAGCCATTTCAAACCTCAAGTTTATGGCGGCATTACTGATCGGTAATTTCTTAGCTGTACCTGTCGTTGTGTGGGTTTTGACCGCCATTTTTCCTCAATCTCCGCCTATATTATTAGGAGTTTGTTTGGTATTGCTTACACCTTGTATCGATTACGTCATCGTCTTTACTCAGCTCGGCAAAGGAAATGAGAAATTAATACTGGCTTCTACACCGGTTTTGTTTGTCGTTCAGATGGTCTTGCTGCCGTTATACCTGTGGCTGTTTATCGGAAAAGAGGTCGTAGGAGCTGTTCATGCGGGGCCGTTTCTGGAAGCATTCTTATTTTTAATAGCTGCGCCGCTGCTGGCGGCAGTCATGACTCAATTATGGGCTGATAAAAAGCCGGCGGGAGAAAAGGTGTTAGAATGGACAGCGTGGATGCCTGTTCCTTTTATGGCTCTAGTCTTACTGGCGGTCGTCGCCACACAAATCGGCAAAGTTTACAGTGATTTTGACATCATTGTACGTGTGATTCCCATCTATCTGTTATTCTTGCTCATTATGCCGTTTGTTTCTCGGTTTATCGCATATGCATTTCGTTTGGATACAGGTGAAGGAAGAGCACTGATCTTCAGCACGGGCACAAGAAATTCTCTCGCAGTTCTTCCGTTGGCGCTGGCCTTGCCGGATGCCTGGGCCTCACTGGCCGCTGCTGTTATCGTCACACAGACGATTGTTGAGCTGATAGGCGAATTGGTTTATATAAAAGCGGTGCCCGACTGGCTGCTGAAATAAGCCGTGTTCCTTGTCGGGCGGATTCCGTCTGAACTGAAAAAAACATACCAATAGATATTGGTATGTTTTTATGCGGATTATAAAGTCGAAATATCAATAACGAAACGGTAGCGGACATCGCTTTGGAGAACCCGTTCGTACGCTTCGTCGACTTGATTGGCCGGAATCACTTCAATTTTAGGAGCAATGCCGTGCTCAGCGGCGAAATCAAGCATCTCCTGAGTCTGCGGAATACCGCCGACAAGTGAACCCGCAATGCTGCGGCGGCCCGTGATTAAGGAGAATACACTGTATGAGTCCGGATTAGCAGGCGCTCCTACATTTACTAATGTACCGTCAATGCGAAGCAGGGATAAGTAGGCATCTACGTCAAGGTTCGCGGACACCGTATTTAAAATGAGATCAAAACGTCCGGCCAGCTCAGTGAATGTATCCGGATTGCCTGTCGCAAAGTAATGATCGGCTCCAAATTCAAGAGCTTCGTCCTTTTTATTCATTGAGCGGCTGAGGACGGTGACCTCTGCGCCTAAAGCGTGCGCGAATTGAACGGCTAAGTGTCCGAGGCCGCCCATTCCGACAATCGCCACTTTTTTGCCGGGACCGGCATTCCAGTGTTTCAGCGGGGAATATGTGGTAATACCGGCGCACAGCAGCGGGCTGGCAGCATCCAATTCCAGCTGATCCGGAATCCGGACAACGAATCTTTCAGTGACAACTATTTTCTGGCTGTAGCCGCCGTACGTAGGATTTCCTTCGTAGTCCAGGTTATTATAAGTCTGAACAACACCTTTTGTGCAATATTGTTCGTCACCGTTGAGGCAGTATTCACACTCTCCGCAGGAGTCTACAAAACAGCCGACACCCACGCGGTCGCCGACGGCAAATTTGGTGACTTTTTCGCCCACGGCTTCTACAACACCGGCAATTTCATGCCCGGGAACCATCGGAAAAATTCCGCCGCCCCATTCATCGAATGCACTGTGGATGTCTGAATGACAAATGCCGCTGTACTTAATGTCAATCAGGATATCGTGCGGCCGTAATGCTCTTCTCTCAATCGTCGTCCGTTCAAATGCAGCTTTTGCATGCGGAGCGCTTAACACACGAGTTGGATGATTATTGCACATGGTTATCTTCCTTTCCGAAATAAAGTGGTGAATCCTCTTTTCAATTTTACTTTAAATGTTAAAGCGGACTTTAAGTCAAGGCATTTGGTTTATTTTTTTATGAAATGATATTCTATAATGGCACGCTTATGAAAGGTATGATAGATGAAGGATGGGTGGTAAGAACATGAAGATTGCACAAGCTGCAAAGCAGGTTGAGTTATCAACCGCGACGCTTAGGTATTATGAAAGCATAGGACTGATCCCTCCGGTAAAGCGCAATGGAAGCGGCATCCGCGATTATGATGAAAATGATGTGAATTGGATTCAATTTATAAAATGCATGAGAAGTGCCGGCCTGTCGATTGAGGCGCTGATTGAATATACCGCTTTATTTACTGAAGGAGCCGATCATACGATTGAACCCCGAAAAAACATTCTTATAAATGAAAGAAAAAGGCTGAAGGAGAAACAGAGAGAAATTGGTGAAACCATAAATAGGTTAAACAAGAAGATTGAAGACTACGAAGACATACTTGAAAATGAAGCGAAACTAAAGGGCAGCTTGAAAGCTGAATGTATTTCTGAGTGAAGAAGATGACCTGAGCGCCGGCCGCAAGAAATGTACCAAGGGAACAAGCCTTGGTTTTTTTATTTTCTGCTGACTTTATCCGCATCTTTTTGGGAAAATATAAAAAACCCACAATAGAGAGAAATGAATCTAATTTAATCTTTATTTATCCTTTTTTCAGCTTGACTTTTTCACTGCAGACTTTTAAAGTGTGAAATGTTGCTTAGACTGTGATTAGCGACTTTAATGCTGAAAAGAGGTGGTTTACCCAGATGAACAATAATAAGAACCCTTGGGCTTTATTGCCATTAGTTTTATTCGTAGGGCTTTTTGTCGGCTCTGGTCTGGTGACCGGAGATTTTTATAAATTGCCGATCTTGATTGCCGCGATCATTGCATCAGCTTTTGCGCTGTTATTTAACCGCAAGAAATCGCTCAATCAAAAAATAGAATGGTTTGCTTCCGGTGCGGGACATCCTGATATTATCATTATGGTGATGATTTTTATATTGGCAGGTGCCTTTGCTTCAGCGGCTGAAGCGATGGGTGCGGTGCATTCAACTGTCAATCTTGCTTTGAGCATTATTCCGCAGCAGTTTTTGCTGCCGGGGCTGTTCATCATTTCTTGTTTCATTTCTATATCGATGGGAACATCAATGGGAACGATTGCGGCGGTTGCCCCGATCAGCGCCGGTTTGAGCGGAGAGCTAGGCATCCCAGGCGCGATTACGATGGCGGCCGTCGTCGGCGGAGCTATGTTTGGAGATAATCTATCCTTTATTTCCGATACGACCATTGCGTCAGTCCGGACGCAAAAAACACAAATGAGAGATAAATTTAAAACGAACTTTCTGATTGTTTTGCCCGCTGCCATTGTCACTGTTATTATCCTATTTTTTATTCCGGCAGGCCACGCAGGCCATGCGGGCGCTGAATCTTACAGCTGGATCAAAGTGCTTCCTTATGTCGCCGTGTTAGTCTTTGCGTTAATCGGTTTTAACGTAATGGCTGTCATATTCGGCGGATTGGTTTTAACGGGAATCATCGGATTAGCGGGCGGCAGCCTGACGTTTGCATCTTATTTTAAGGCGATTACGGATGGAATTGCCGGAATGTCCGACCTTATCATCCTGTCCATGCTGATCGGCGGAATGGTCGGCGTTATGAAACAAAACGGCGGGATCGACTTTTTACTGGAGTTCATTACGAAACGAATCCGTTCGAAAAAAGGCGCTGAAGCCGGCATTGCCGGTCTGGTCAGCGTGACGAATCTGGCTGCGGCCAATAATACGATCTCGATTATCGCAGCCGGGCCGATTGCAAAGAATATCGCTGATGAATTTAAGATCGACAACAGAAAATCGGCAAGTATTCTGGATATCTTTTCGTGCATGGTACAAGGGCTCATTCCTTACGGCGCGCAGCTGTTATCGGCCGGGAAATTCGGGAATATTTCACCCGTCAGCATCCTGCCGTACTCTTTCTATCCCGTTCTCATCGGAATCTGCGGCATTATCGCCATTATGTTTGGCTTGCCGAAGTTTACAAGAAATACGAAATAAAAAAGGCGTCGAATGGCGCCTTTTTTATTTCATGTCAGCCAGGCATGTTTCAAAAGCTGAATGCCCTGCGCGATCTGATCAGTATCAAGATGGGCGAACCCTAACTTTATGATCGGCGGTTCAGGCTTTCCGGAAACGAAATAGATGGCGGTAGGGTATACCTTCACCCCGTACTGAAAAGCGCGCTCGATTAATGTTTCTTCTGAATAGTTCAGGTGAACTCTCACCAATATATACAACCCCGACTGCTCGCCGATGATCGTCACATGATCGCCGAACTGCTGCTTGATATGTGAAATCAAATGCTGCATTTTGCGCTTGTAGACAGTGCGCATGCGTTTAATATGGCGGGTCCACTCACCAGCCTTCATCAATTCAGCCATGGCCAGCTGGTTAAGCGAAGAAGCGGTGCTTTCAAAATAAAGAAACCGTTTTTTATACCGGTGTAAAATGCGCTGCGGCAAAACCATATAGCTAATGCGGATGCCCGGAAGAAAGGATTTTGAGAAATTCCCTAAGTAAATCACGCGGTCTGATTGAATGGAGGCAAGAGCGGGAAACGGCTGCTGCGTATAACGGTATTCACTGTCATAATCATCTTCAAGAATATATCCTTCTCTTTTATTCACCCAATTGATCAGTGTCTGGCGCTGCTGAATGGACATGCTTACGCCGTAAGGGCTGTGATGGGAAGGGGTCACATAGATTAATTTTTCTTTCATTGCATGTAATTGAGAAAAATCTGCTCCGTTTTCATAGACAGGCATCGTTTCAAGTGACAGCCCATGAAATTGAAATGCCTCTCTGGCACCGTCAAACCCCGGGTTTTCAACGATAATTCCGGAAAAATCTTCTTTCAGAATCCGGCTGAGATAAATCAGCATTTGCTGTGTGCTGCTGCCGATGATAATGGAATCCGCATCTGTTTTCACCCCGCGGGATTCCAAGAGATAAGCGGCAATTTGTTCACGCAGGCCCAACTCGCCGAATGGGTCACCGTACAGGAAGCTTTTCTTTGATGTCAAAACGTGATTGTATAATTTTCTCCATGTTTTCAGAGGGAAATGCTTTTGATCGACGGCTCCGGCGCGAAAATCAACCGAGACCGGCTGCGGCGATTCTGTTTTCTCAGCTTGAACAATATCATTTTCTTTTTGAAATAAAGAGGGTTCTATTTCGTTTGCAAAATATCCTTTGCGCGTTTCGCCGCGAATGTATCCCTCCGCTAAAAGGAGATCATAGGCCATCAGCGTTGTATTGCGGCTTACCAGCAGGGAATCCGCCAGCTCCCGAATGGATGGCAGCCGCTCATTTGTCTGGATATTTCCCTGTTCAATCAATGTCTTAAATTGCTCGTAAATTTGTTTATATTTCGGGGCGTCGCTTCTGAAAGCGAAAATTATATTTTTCATCAGATGTTCTCCTCTGACATGTATATTTATCTGAATCTGTACCTTTTTAAATGTCAGTCGATACCTTATTATAGCGGAAAGCGCTTTATTAAATCCATGTTCAGAGAGGAGAATGTTTATGTATATCCCCGCTCCATTTCAGCTTAGTGAAGCTGATGCGAGTAATGTCATCAAAGAGTATGGTTTCGCAACATTGTTTTCAACGGCAGGGGGCATGCCATACGCAACCCACCTGCCATTGATGATGAGCAAGGATAACCATTACTTGTACGGTCATTTTGCACTGCCGAACCCGCAATGGAAAGAGATTGAAGGCCAAAGCGTGTTAGCCGTTTTTCAAGGGCCTCATTGTTATATCTCGCCCAAATGGTATGAGACGAATCAGGATGTTCCTACATGGAATTACGTGGCGGTTTATGTTTACGGAGAGGCGGAGCTTTTAGATAATGAAGAAACCGTGCATTCGATGAGTGATCTCGTATTGAAATACGAAAGCCCCGACAGCCCGTATAAATTAGAGGATATCGATGCGAAATTGCTGGCAGGCTTGAACAAAGGGGTAAAAGGCTTTAAAATCAAAATCAGCAAAATAGAGGGGAAAGCAAAGCTGAGCCAAAATCAATCAGCCGCAAGACAAGAGCTGGTCGTACAACAGCTCAAACAGATTCCTCATACAAATGAACAGCTCATTTCCGGTCTGATGGAAGAAAACATCAAACGGATTGCTGAAAAAAACTGAAACGAAACACAAAAACATACCGGCAGAATGCGGTATGTTTTTTCTGGTTATCAAGCTTTTCTCGGGATGAATAACGATTCAAACAGGAACCGCATGAAGCAAAATTTTTCATGAAGAATACACCAAAAATAAGCTGTCAGCTTGGTCCCTGACGGCTTATTCTTGGCGAAAGACTATTTCTCGGTGGCGAAATAAAGCAAAGCGATGACCGGAAAAGTGATTCCGATCCATAATGTGATACTCCACCCGCCTGAAGCGTATGCCCATCCGCCGATTGATGATCCTATAGCGCCGCCCAGAAAGAAAATTGCCATAAATAATCCGTTTAATCGACTGCGGACTTCAGGCCCCAACGAAAAAATTGAACGTTGACTGAGTACGAGATTGGCTGATACACCCACATCTAACAGAATAGCTGCCGCCACTAGAACTGCTATTCCGACGGGGGAGCTGCTCTGAATCATGAGCGGCAGTAATAAAGAAACGATGACAGCACCGAGAGCGATTCCGGTGGCAAGCCGGGTCAAGCCGCGATCAGCCAGACGGCCGCCTATCGGTGCAGCGGCTGCACCCGCAATGCCCGCTAATGCATATAGCGCTATTGCCTTCTGAGAAAAATGAAAAGCAGGACCGGACAATAATAAAGGTACAGTCGTCCAGAACAAACTGAAAGCTCCAAATACAAACGCATGATAAATGGCACGGCGGCGTAAGACCGGAGTCGTGCGCAGCAGCTTCCACATTGAACCGAGTAAGACGTTATAGTTTGTGTTTGCTGTTGGTTTTCTGGCAGGAAGCACTTTTGATAACACGATTGCCAAAACAACACTTAACGCGGCGGATAAAGCAAATATTGCATTCCACCCCCAAATATCCGCGACCAGACTGGATATCGGACGGGACAGCATAATACCGAGCAGCAGGCCGCTCATCACATTGCCGACAACCCGGCCGCGTGCAGCGTCTGGTGCAAGATATGATGCAAACGGAACAAGCACTTGGGCTGCGATCGATCCCAATCCGATGAAAAACGCAGCGGCTAAAAACAGTGTTCCATGCTTCACAAATGCTGTCAGTGTCAAAGCGGCTGCGCTTAGAAGGAGCGATACAACGACAAGTTTTTTATTTTCGATAATATCTCCCAAAGGGACGAGAAACAGTAATCCGGCAACGTATCCAATTTGGGTTAGTGTGACAATCAATCCAGCACTGCTGGGTGAAAGCCCAATTGCCGCACTAATGGATCCTGCCAAGGGCTGCGCATAATAAAGATTAGCGACAATGATACCGCATGCAGTCGCGAGAAGAAGGGTTAAACCAGATGAAATCCTCTGATCTGCTGTTTGTTTGTTTTCTTTAGCCATAAAAATGAACTCCTTTTTAAGTGGTTTTTATGATACTTGATAAATGATTTGCTGATTCATCTCCTTTACGCGTTTCATTAAGACTTCCTCAGGTTATTTTATAAACTAAACGTTTAGTTTTAATTATAAGCAAATGATATACTGAACGTTCAGTTTTGTAAATAGGTTTCTGTTTTATTTTTTTAATCATGTTACGTATACTGAACGTATCGTTTATATTTGGGGAAGGAATGATTTATGTGCAGAGTAAACGAGGGCGGCCGCGCGATGAAGGAACACATAAGGCGATTCTTTCTGCAGCCTATGACCTATTATTGGAAAAAGGCTTTGACGCGGTGACCGTCGATAAAATTGCAGAGCGTGCAAAAGTGAGTAAGGCGACGATTTATAAATGGTGGTCAAACAAGGCTGCCGTTATCATGGACAGCTTTCTTTCGACCGCTACGGACAGACTGCCTGTGCCCGATACAGGGTCAACAGTGCAAGATATATTGACCCACGCCACGAATTTAGCAAGGTTTTTGACAAGCCGGGAAGGAACCGTTATTAAGGAATTAATAGGTGCGGGACAGCTGGATGCAAAATTGGCGGAAGAATATCGCACGAGATTTTTCCAGCCCCGCCGCCTCCAAGCGAAAGGCCTTCTGGAAAAGGGAATTCAGCAAGGTGAATTAAGAGAGAATCTTGATATTGAAGTAAGCATCGATCTCATTTACGGACCGATTTTCTACCGTCTGCTGATAACAGGTGATGAGGTGAATGATTCCTATGTGCATGATTTGGTGATGAATGCGTTTAAGGGAGTTCAAGCTACTTGAATAATCGCTTGGTGCCTATGGGGCAGAAAATAATAAAAAGGCCGAACAAGTTCATTGTTCGGCTTTTTCTGATTTATTTGCAAACCGCCGGGCGGCTGCCACGCAAGCGATAACGCCGACATTCACCGCTGCAAGTCCCCATCCTACTTTTTCGTGCAGAATCATAGCGGCCAGTAACAGTCCGAAGAAAGGCTGCAGCAGCTGCAGCTGTCCGACCGCCGCGATACCGCCTTGGGCGAGTCCCCGATACCAGAATACGAACCCGATCAGCATGCTGAATAAGGACACATATGCAAGACTTAGCAGTGCAGGCGCGCCGATGTTTGACCATGAGTGCGGAATAAAGCAGACAGACAGTATGAACATAAGGGGAAGCGATAAAACGAGTGCCCAAGAGATCACCTGCCAGTTGCCCAGCCGCCGGGAGAGACGGGCGCCTTCGGCATAACCGAGACCGCATACGATAATCGAAGCGATCATGTACGTATCACCGAGAGGAGAGGATTCTCCTCCTTGAAGCAGAGCATAACCGGCTACGAGGATGCTGCCGGCAGCCGAGAAAATCCAAAAGACCGGACTGGGCCGTTCGCCTCCGCGCAGTACGCCGAAGATCGCCGTCGCAAGCGGGAGAAGCCCAATGTAGACAATGGCATGTGCGGAAGTGACATACTGAAGCGCTAAGGCTGTAAGCAGCGGGAAACCGATTACGACTCCGACCGCTACTGTTAGTAGTGAGATGATGTCGCTTTTGGCCGGGCGTTTCTCCTTAAAGATGAGGAGCAGAGCGCCTGCCAATATACCGGCTATCGCGGCGCGGCATACAGTGAGAAATACCGGATCAAAGTCCGCTACAGCCAAGCGGGTCGCAGGAAGCGAACCGCTGAAAATAAGCACGCCGATAAATCCGTTGATCCAGCCGTTTGCGGCTTTGTTCATTTTCAATCACTCCAACATAAAATTTGCTTTATCCGGTTTGTGTTTCTAAATCGATTTTCAAAGTTTATAATGACTATAAACTGAAATTGGCCTTATACAAATGGCCAGTTTTTATAAAAAGAAGAATGCCAGTTTGGGGGAGGCAGAATGGATATTACGCCATTTTTAAATAGAGATCTGAATATTCCGCTTTATCAGCAGCTTTATCGGCATTTTAAGGAGAATATGCATCAGGGCCGTATTCCTAAAGGACTGAAGCTTCCTTCAAAAAGGCTTTTGTCGAGTCAGCTTTCTGTCAGTCAGACAACTGTAGAACGGGCCTATGATCAGCTTGCCGCCGAAGGCTATATTGTCAGTAAGCCGAGAAGCGGATGGTTTGCCGATTATGATTCAGAAGCTGTCTATGTGAAGAAGAAGCCGGGCGCTTCACCCGTTCAAAGAAAGACGGAGGAAGTTCCGCAATGGATTGATTTCCATTACGGCGCTGTGGATGCCGTGCATTTTCCTTTTTCGGCATGGCGCAAAAGCATGGTCACAAGCTTGGATCAATATGGGCATGAGCTGTATCGGCCCGGGGATGATTTGGGCGAGGCTGAGCTGAGAACGATCATTTCAGAG is a window encoding:
- a CDS encoding Cfr family 23S rRNA (adenine(2503)-C(8))-methyltransferase translates to MRQKNKYIRIQEFLKQNEFPDFRMKQITNAIFHGRINHFNEITVLPKSLRKMLVKEFGESVLNIAALKEQHSEQVTKVLFEISGDEKIETVNMKYKAGWESFCISSQCGCHFGCTFCATGDIGLKHNLTSDEITDQILYFHLKGHSIDSISFMGMGEALANRQVFDALHVLTNPELFALSPRRLSISTIGIIPGIKKMTQNYPQVNLTFSLHSPFNEQRSKLMPINERYPLMEVMDTLDEHIRVTSRKVYIAYIMLPGVNDSIDHANEVVKLLRGRYKRGNLFHVNIIRYNPTVSSPMRFKEVNENQVVNFYKTLKSAGINVTIRSQFGIDIDAACGQLYGNYQKNNS
- a CDS encoding arsenic resistance protein, which gives rise to MKITREKLENQQIWIYGVSLVIGGIAGIAGKDSGLTWGWTISPLIAVLMYAMFAQIPFLKLREAISNLKFMAALLIGNFLAVPVVVWVLTAIFPQSPPILLGVCLVLLTPCIDYVIVFTQLGKGNEKLILASTPVLFVVQMVLLPLYLWLFIGKEVVGAVHAGPFLEAFLFLIAAPLLAAVMTQLWADKKPAGEKVLEWTAWMPVPFMALVLLAVVATQIGKVYSDFDIIVRVIPIYLLFLLIMPFVSRFIAYAFRLDTGEGRALIFSTGTRNSLAVLPLALALPDAWASLAAAVIVTQTIVELIGELVYIKAVPDWLLK
- a CDS encoding NAD(P)-dependent alcohol dehydrogenase, with amino-acid sequence MCNNHPTRVLSAPHAKAAFERTTIERRALRPHDILIDIKYSGICHSDIHSAFDEWGGGIFPMVPGHEIAGVVEAVGEKVTKFAVGDRVGVGCFVDSCGECEYCLNGDEQYCTKGVVQTYNNLDYEGNPTYGGYSQKIVVTERFVVRIPDQLELDAASPLLCAGITTYSPLKHWNAGPGKKVAIVGMGGLGHLAVQFAHALGAEVTVLSRSMNKKDEALEFGADHYFATGNPDTFTELAGRFDLILNTVSANLDVDAYLSLLRIDGTLVNVGAPANPDSYSVFSLITGRRSIAGSLVGGIPQTQEMLDFAAEHGIAPKIEVIPANQVDEAYERVLQSDVRYRFVIDISTL
- a CDS encoding MerR family transcriptional regulator; translation: MKIAQAAKQVELSTATLRYYESIGLIPPVKRNGSGIRDYDENDVNWIQFIKCMRSAGLSIEALIEYTALFTEGADHTIEPRKNILINERKRLKEKQREIGETINRLNKKIEDYEDILENEAKLKGSLKAECISE
- a CDS encoding Na+/H+ antiporter NhaC family protein → MNNNKNPWALLPLVLFVGLFVGSGLVTGDFYKLPILIAAIIASAFALLFNRKKSLNQKIEWFASGAGHPDIIIMVMIFILAGAFASAAEAMGAVHSTVNLALSIIPQQFLLPGLFIISCFISISMGTSMGTIAAVAPISAGLSGELGIPGAITMAAVVGGAMFGDNLSFISDTTIASVRTQKTQMRDKFKTNFLIVLPAAIVTVIILFFIPAGHAGHAGAESYSWIKVLPYVAVLVFALIGFNVMAVIFGGLVLTGIIGLAGGSLTFASYFKAITDGIAGMSDLIILSMLIGGMVGVMKQNGGIDFLLEFITKRIRSKKGAEAGIAGLVSVTNLAAANNTISIIAAGPIAKNIADEFKIDNRKSASILDIFSCMVQGLIPYGAQLLSAGKFGNISPVSILPYSFYPVLIGICGIIAIMFGLPKFTRNTK
- a CDS encoding PLP-dependent aminotransferase family protein, whose amino-acid sequence is MKNIIFAFRSDAPKYKQIYEQFKTLIEQGNIQTNERLPSIRELADSLLVSRNTTLMAYDLLLAEGYIRGETRKGYFANEIEPSLFQKENDIVQAEKTESPQPVSVDFRAGAVDQKHFPLKTWRKLYNHVLTSKKSFLYGDPFGELGLREQIAAYLLESRGVKTDADSIIIGSSTQQMLIYLSRILKEDFSGIIVENPGFDGAREAFQFHGLSLETMPVYENGADFSQLHAMKEKLIYVTPSHHSPYGVSMSIQQRQTLINWVNKREGYILEDDYDSEYRYTQQPFPALASIQSDRVIYLGNFSKSFLPGIRISYMVLPQRILHRYKKRFLYFESTASSLNQLAMAELMKAGEWTRHIKRMRTVYKRKMQHLISHIKQQFGDHVTIIGEQSGLYILVRVHLNYSEETLIERAFQYGVKVYPTAIYFVSGKPEPPIIKLGFAHLDTDQIAQGIQLLKHAWLT
- a CDS encoding FMN-binding negative transcriptional regulator, encoding MYIPAPFQLSEADASNVIKEYGFATLFSTAGGMPYATHLPLMMSKDNHYLYGHFALPNPQWKEIEGQSVLAVFQGPHCYISPKWYETNQDVPTWNYVAVYVYGEAELLDNEETVHSMSDLVLKYESPDSPYKLEDIDAKLLAGLNKGVKGFKIKISKIEGKAKLSQNQSAARQELVVQQLKQIPHTNEQLISGLMEENIKRIAEKN
- a CDS encoding MFS transporter; amino-acid sequence: MAKENKQTADQRISSGLTLLLATACGIIVANLYYAQPLAGSISAAIGLSPSSAGLIVTLTQIGYVAGLLFLVPLGDIIENKKLVVVSLLLSAAALTLTAFVKHGTLFLAAAFFIGLGSIAAQVLVPFASYLAPDAARGRVVGNVMSGLLLGIMLSRPISSLVADIWGWNAIFALSAALSVVLAIVLSKVLPARKPTANTNYNVLLGSMWKLLRTTPVLRRRAIYHAFVFGAFSLFWTTVPLLLSGPAFHFSQKAIALYALAGIAGAAAAPIGGRLADRGLTRLATGIALGAVIVSLLLPLMIQSSSPVGIAVLVAAAILLDVGVSANLVLSQRSIFSLGPEVRSRLNGLFMAIFFLGGAIGSSIGGWAYASGGWSITLWIGITFPVIALLYFATEK